One genomic region from Mastacembelus armatus chromosome 21, fMasArm1.2, whole genome shotgun sequence encodes:
- the osbpl6 gene encoding oxysterol-binding protein-related protein 6 isoform X1, whose translation MSHHQHYQRGPQGRTMSSEERSSTPVNKTSTPVHKSASSSSSSQRDSRQEADSWEIIEGLKIGQSNVQRPDKHEGFMLKKRKWPLKGWHKRFFVLDNGILKYSKSPIDKPKGHLHITCFVQPPVPNPKIQKGKLHGSIDVGLSVMSIKKRARRIDLDTEEHIYHLKVKSQDIFDAWVSKLRHHRLYRQNEIVRSPREATMRTFPPPAAIETSQPAASVGHEATQAKPSSLPWQPVAATSSSNSSLPASYSNGQSKVVAWLQESEEMDKCAEELARCQSNLTELSRLLQSLEILQRTQSAPNFTDMQTNCVELSKKEKRLNRRWRTKSVGKDAKFHLQVPLSASMSPVRLHSSNPNLCAELVDYQPPVSRLTDSVECASDYIKLQEEFCTIAQKVHSLLKSAFNTVAIEKEKIKQVLSDQEQSDHSAQINSLRKSLSQALSQNAELRSRLNRIHSESVLTEQVVSVNIISTPDESDSIPSTPWQPGEQMGIPLTQQASNESRLSMSESVSEFFDAQEVLLSASSSENEGSDDESYVSDVSDNISEDNASVTDNVSRQMANGDFAGSAFRNGRRTCLPAPCPDTSNINLWNILRNNIGKDLSKVSMPVELNEPLNTLQRMCEELEYSELLDKAAETEDPFERMVLVAAFAISGYSSTYYRAGSKPFNPLLGETYECIREDKGFCFFSEQVSHHPPISACHCESKNFTFWQDVRWKNKFWGKSMEILPIGSVNLMIPRFGDHYEWNKVTTCVHNILSGRRWIEHYGEITIRNTKSSACLCKLTFVKGNYWSSNVNEVQGFVMDQEGKVIHRLFGKWHEGLYCGVPPSAKCIWRPGSMPTDYELYYGFTRFAIELNELCPELKDVLPRTDARFRPDQRYLEEGNLDMASSEKQRIEDMQRARRKWNEENNIKQEPRFFKKAVDANHRERWVSNNTYWELRKNPGFINMESTLNLW comes from the exons ATGTCTCACCACCAACACTACCAGCGAGGCCCTCAGGGCCGCACCATGAGCTCTGAGGAAAGGAGCTCTACACCAGTTAACAAGACCTCCACACCAGTTCACAAGAgcgcctcctcctcttcctcgtccCAGCGTGACAGCCGGCAG GAGGCAGACAGCTGGGAAATCATTGAAGGGCTCAAAATCGGTCAGAGCAACGTCCAGAGGCCCGATAAACATGAGGGTTTCATGTTGAAGAAGCGGAAATGGCCCCTGAAAGGCTGGCACAAG CGTTTTTTTGTTCTAGACAATGGTATCCTGAAGTACTCCAAGTCCCCCATTGAT AAACCAAAGGGGCATCTTCACATCacttgttttgtccaaccacCAGTCCCAAACCCTAAG ATCCAGAAAGGCAAACTTCATGGCAGCATCGACGTTGGCCTTTCGGTGATGTCCATCAAAAAGAGAGCCCGTCGCATCGACCTGGACACTGAGGAGCATATCTATCACCTGAAG GTCAAATCTCAAGACATCTTTGATGCCTGGGTGTCCAAGTTGCGTCATCACCGGCTTTACCGTCAGAACGAGATTGTCAGATCTCCCCGGGAGGCCACCATGCGAACATTTCCTCCCCCAGCTGCCATAGAAACCTCCCAACCAGCTGCAAGTGTGGGACATGAAGCCACG CAGGCTAAGCCAAGCAGCTTGCCGTGGCAGCCGGTGGCcgccaccagcagcagcaacagcagcctgCCTGCCTCCTACAGTAATGGCCAGAGTAAGGTGGTTGCTTGGCTGCAGGAATCAGAGGAGATGGACAAGTGTGCGGAGG agcTCGCACGATGCCAGTCCAACCTGACAGAGCTGAGTCGGTTGCTGCAGAGTCTGGAGATTCTACAAAGGACACAGTCAGCGCCCAACTTCACAGATATGCAG ACCAATTGTGTAGAAttgtcaaagaaagaaaagcgCTTGAACAGAAGATGGAGAACAAAAAGTGTCGGCAAAGATGCAAAATTCCATCTTCAG GTCCCTCTTTCTGCCAGCATGTCCCCTGTCCGCCTCCACTCATCCAACCCCAACCTGTGTGCCGAGCTGGTGGACTATCAGCCCCCTGTCTCCCGACTGACAGACAGCGTGGAGTGTGCCAGCGACTACATTAAACTTCAGGAGGAATTCTGCACCATTGCCCAGAAAG TCCACTCCCTGCTGAAGTCGGCCTTCAACACTGTGGCcatagagaaagaaaagatcAAACAGGTCCTGTCTGACCAGGAACAGTCAGACCATTCAGCCCAGATCAATTCTCTCAGGAAGTCTCTGTCACAG gcCCTGTCCCAAAATGCAGAACTTCGAAGTCGACTCAATCGCATCCACTCTGAATCTGTCCTGACTGAACAAGTTGTCAGTGTGAACATCATCTCCACACCTGATGAG AGTGACAGTATTCCCAGTACACCTTGGCAG CCTGGAGAACAGATGGGGATCCCTCTGACTCAGCAGGCCTCTAATGAGAGCCGACTCTCCATGTCAGAGTCTGTGTCCGAGTTCTTTGATGCCCAGGAAGTGCTTCTGTCAGCCAGTTCGTCTGAGAACGAG GGCTCAGACGATGAGTCATATGTCAGCGATGTGAGCGATAACATTTCTGAGGACAACGCCAGTGTGACCGATAATGTTTCCAGACAGA TGGCCAATGGAGACTTTGCTGGCAGTGCCTTCCGTAACGGCCGACGTACCTGTCTGCCAGCGCCGTGTCCTGACACCAGCAACATCAACCTCTGGAACATCTTGAGAAACAACATTGGCAAAGACCTGTCCAAAGTGTCCATGCCTGTGGAGCTCAATGAGCCTCTGAACACACTGCAGCGCATGTGTGAAGAGCTGGAGTACAGTGAGCTGCTGGACAAGGCTGCTGAGACTGAGGATCCCTTCGAACGCATG GttcttgttgctgcttttgCCATCTCAGGCTACTCATCCACTTACTACAGAGCAGGAAGTAAGCCATTCAACCCGCTACTCGGAGAGACGTATGAATGTATTCGGGAAGATAAgggcttctgttttttttcgGAACAG GTGAGCCACCATCCTCCCATCTCCGCCTGCCACTGTGAGTCTAAGAACTTCACCTTCTGGCAAG atgtgagatggaaaaacaaattcTGGGGAAAATCTATGGAGATTTTACCAATAGGGAGTGTGAACCTCATGATTCCCAG GTTTGGAGATCACTACGAATGGAACAAGGTCACCACCTGTGTACACAACATCCTCAGCGGACGACGGTGGATCGAGCACTACGGGGAGATCActatcagaaacacaaagagcagcGCTTGCCTCTGCAAACTTACCTTTGTTAAG GGCAACTACTGGAGTTCTAATGTGAATGAGGTTCAAGGATTTGTGATGGATCAAGAAGGGAAAGTAATCCACAGGCTTTTTGGAAAATGGCATGAGGGCCTTTACTGTGGTGTCCCACCTTCTGCCAAATGCATATGGAGGCCAG GTTCCATGCCCACAGACTATGAGCTCTACTATGGCTTCACCAGGTTCGCCATTGAACTAAATGAGCTTTGTCCTGAGCTGAAAGACGTTTTGCCACGTACAGATGCCAGATTCCGGCCTGATCAAAG GTATCTGGAAGAAGGGAACTTGGATATGGCGTCCTCAGAGAAGCAGCGTATTGAAGACATGCAGAGGGCCAGGAGGAAGTGGAACGAGGAGAACAACATCAAACAGGAGCCACGCTTCTTTAA GAAAGCGGTTGATGCCAATCACAGGGAGAGGTGGGTCTCCAACAACACCTACTGGGAGCTTCGCAAAAACCCCGGCTTCATCAATATGGAATCTACACTGAACCTGTGGTAG
- the osbpl6 gene encoding oxysterol-binding protein-related protein 6 isoform X2, translating into MSHHQHYQRGPQGRTMSSEERSSTPVNKTSTPVHKSASSSSSSQRDSRQEADSWEIIEGLKIGQSNVQRPDKHEGFMLKKRKWPLKGWHKRFFVLDNGILKYSKSPIDKPKGHLHITCFVQPPVPNPKIQKGKLHGSIDVGLSVMSIKKRARRIDLDTEEHIYHLKVKSQDIFDAWVSKLRHHRLYRQNEIVRSPREATMRTFPPPAAIETSQPAASVGHEATAKPSSLPWQPVAATSSSNSSLPASYSNGQSKVVAWLQESEEMDKCAEELARCQSNLTELSRLLQSLEILQRTQSAPNFTDMQTNCVELSKKEKRLNRRWRTKSVGKDAKFHLQVPLSASMSPVRLHSSNPNLCAELVDYQPPVSRLTDSVECASDYIKLQEEFCTIAQKVHSLLKSAFNTVAIEKEKIKQVLSDQEQSDHSAQINSLRKSLSQALSQNAELRSRLNRIHSESVLTEQVVSVNIISTPDESDSIPSTPWQPGEQMGIPLTQQASNESRLSMSESVSEFFDAQEVLLSASSSENEGSDDESYVSDVSDNISEDNASVTDNVSRQMANGDFAGSAFRNGRRTCLPAPCPDTSNINLWNILRNNIGKDLSKVSMPVELNEPLNTLQRMCEELEYSELLDKAAETEDPFERMVLVAAFAISGYSSTYYRAGSKPFNPLLGETYECIREDKGFCFFSEQVSHHPPISACHCESKNFTFWQDVRWKNKFWGKSMEILPIGSVNLMIPRFGDHYEWNKVTTCVHNILSGRRWIEHYGEITIRNTKSSACLCKLTFVKGNYWSSNVNEVQGFVMDQEGKVIHRLFGKWHEGLYCGVPPSAKCIWRPGSMPTDYELYYGFTRFAIELNELCPELKDVLPRTDARFRPDQRYLEEGNLDMASSEKQRIEDMQRARRKWNEENNIKQEPRFFKKAVDANHRERWVSNNTYWELRKNPGFINMESTLNLW; encoded by the exons ATGTCTCACCACCAACACTACCAGCGAGGCCCTCAGGGCCGCACCATGAGCTCTGAGGAAAGGAGCTCTACACCAGTTAACAAGACCTCCACACCAGTTCACAAGAgcgcctcctcctcttcctcgtccCAGCGTGACAGCCGGCAG GAGGCAGACAGCTGGGAAATCATTGAAGGGCTCAAAATCGGTCAGAGCAACGTCCAGAGGCCCGATAAACATGAGGGTTTCATGTTGAAGAAGCGGAAATGGCCCCTGAAAGGCTGGCACAAG CGTTTTTTTGTTCTAGACAATGGTATCCTGAAGTACTCCAAGTCCCCCATTGAT AAACCAAAGGGGCATCTTCACATCacttgttttgtccaaccacCAGTCCCAAACCCTAAG ATCCAGAAAGGCAAACTTCATGGCAGCATCGACGTTGGCCTTTCGGTGATGTCCATCAAAAAGAGAGCCCGTCGCATCGACCTGGACACTGAGGAGCATATCTATCACCTGAAG GTCAAATCTCAAGACATCTTTGATGCCTGGGTGTCCAAGTTGCGTCATCACCGGCTTTACCGTCAGAACGAGATTGTCAGATCTCCCCGGGAGGCCACCATGCGAACATTTCCTCCCCCAGCTGCCATAGAAACCTCCCAACCAGCTGCAAGTGTGGGACATGAAGCCACG GCTAAGCCAAGCAGCTTGCCGTGGCAGCCGGTGGCcgccaccagcagcagcaacagcagcctgCCTGCCTCCTACAGTAATGGCCAGAGTAAGGTGGTTGCTTGGCTGCAGGAATCAGAGGAGATGGACAAGTGTGCGGAGG agcTCGCACGATGCCAGTCCAACCTGACAGAGCTGAGTCGGTTGCTGCAGAGTCTGGAGATTCTACAAAGGACACAGTCAGCGCCCAACTTCACAGATATGCAG ACCAATTGTGTAGAAttgtcaaagaaagaaaagcgCTTGAACAGAAGATGGAGAACAAAAAGTGTCGGCAAAGATGCAAAATTCCATCTTCAG GTCCCTCTTTCTGCCAGCATGTCCCCTGTCCGCCTCCACTCATCCAACCCCAACCTGTGTGCCGAGCTGGTGGACTATCAGCCCCCTGTCTCCCGACTGACAGACAGCGTGGAGTGTGCCAGCGACTACATTAAACTTCAGGAGGAATTCTGCACCATTGCCCAGAAAG TCCACTCCCTGCTGAAGTCGGCCTTCAACACTGTGGCcatagagaaagaaaagatcAAACAGGTCCTGTCTGACCAGGAACAGTCAGACCATTCAGCCCAGATCAATTCTCTCAGGAAGTCTCTGTCACAG gcCCTGTCCCAAAATGCAGAACTTCGAAGTCGACTCAATCGCATCCACTCTGAATCTGTCCTGACTGAACAAGTTGTCAGTGTGAACATCATCTCCACACCTGATGAG AGTGACAGTATTCCCAGTACACCTTGGCAG CCTGGAGAACAGATGGGGATCCCTCTGACTCAGCAGGCCTCTAATGAGAGCCGACTCTCCATGTCAGAGTCTGTGTCCGAGTTCTTTGATGCCCAGGAAGTGCTTCTGTCAGCCAGTTCGTCTGAGAACGAG GGCTCAGACGATGAGTCATATGTCAGCGATGTGAGCGATAACATTTCTGAGGACAACGCCAGTGTGACCGATAATGTTTCCAGACAGA TGGCCAATGGAGACTTTGCTGGCAGTGCCTTCCGTAACGGCCGACGTACCTGTCTGCCAGCGCCGTGTCCTGACACCAGCAACATCAACCTCTGGAACATCTTGAGAAACAACATTGGCAAAGACCTGTCCAAAGTGTCCATGCCTGTGGAGCTCAATGAGCCTCTGAACACACTGCAGCGCATGTGTGAAGAGCTGGAGTACAGTGAGCTGCTGGACAAGGCTGCTGAGACTGAGGATCCCTTCGAACGCATG GttcttgttgctgcttttgCCATCTCAGGCTACTCATCCACTTACTACAGAGCAGGAAGTAAGCCATTCAACCCGCTACTCGGAGAGACGTATGAATGTATTCGGGAAGATAAgggcttctgttttttttcgGAACAG GTGAGCCACCATCCTCCCATCTCCGCCTGCCACTGTGAGTCTAAGAACTTCACCTTCTGGCAAG atgtgagatggaaaaacaaattcTGGGGAAAATCTATGGAGATTTTACCAATAGGGAGTGTGAACCTCATGATTCCCAG GTTTGGAGATCACTACGAATGGAACAAGGTCACCACCTGTGTACACAACATCCTCAGCGGACGACGGTGGATCGAGCACTACGGGGAGATCActatcagaaacacaaagagcagcGCTTGCCTCTGCAAACTTACCTTTGTTAAG GGCAACTACTGGAGTTCTAATGTGAATGAGGTTCAAGGATTTGTGATGGATCAAGAAGGGAAAGTAATCCACAGGCTTTTTGGAAAATGGCATGAGGGCCTTTACTGTGGTGTCCCACCTTCTGCCAAATGCATATGGAGGCCAG GTTCCATGCCCACAGACTATGAGCTCTACTATGGCTTCACCAGGTTCGCCATTGAACTAAATGAGCTTTGTCCTGAGCTGAAAGACGTTTTGCCACGTACAGATGCCAGATTCCGGCCTGATCAAAG GTATCTGGAAGAAGGGAACTTGGATATGGCGTCCTCAGAGAAGCAGCGTATTGAAGACATGCAGAGGGCCAGGAGGAAGTGGAACGAGGAGAACAACATCAAACAGGAGCCACGCTTCTTTAA GAAAGCGGTTGATGCCAATCACAGGGAGAGGTGGGTCTCCAACAACACCTACTGGGAGCTTCGCAAAAACCCCGGCTTCATCAATATGGAATCTACACTGAACCTGTGGTAG
- the osbpl6 gene encoding oxysterol-binding protein-related protein 6 isoform X4 yields the protein MSHHQHYQRGPQGRTMSSEERSSTPVNKTSTPVHKSASSSSSSQRDSRQEADSWEIIEGLKIGQSNVQRPDKHEGFMLKKRKWPLKGWHKRFFVLDNGILKYSKSPIDIQKGKLHGSIDVGLSVMSIKKRARRIDLDTEEHIYHLKVKSQDIFDAWVSKLRHHRLYRQNEIVRSPREATMRTFPPPAAIETSQPAASVGHEATQAKPSSLPWQPVAATSSSNSSLPASYSNGQSKVVAWLQESEEMDKCAEELARCQSNLTELSRLLQSLEILQRTQSAPNFTDMQTNCVELSKKEKRLNRRWRTKSVGKDAKFHLQVPLSASMSPVRLHSSNPNLCAELVDYQPPVSRLTDSVECASDYIKLQEEFCTIAQKVHSLLKSAFNTVAIEKEKIKQVLSDQEQSDHSAQINSLRKSLSQALSQNAELRSRLNRIHSESVLTEQVVSVNIISTPDESDSIPSTPWQPGEQMGIPLTQQASNESRLSMSESVSEFFDAQEVLLSASSSENEGSDDESYVSDVSDNISEDNASVTDNVSRQMANGDFAGSAFRNGRRTCLPAPCPDTSNINLWNILRNNIGKDLSKVSMPVELNEPLNTLQRMCEELEYSELLDKAAETEDPFERMVLVAAFAISGYSSTYYRAGSKPFNPLLGETYECIREDKGFCFFSEQVSHHPPISACHCESKNFTFWQDVRWKNKFWGKSMEILPIGSVNLMIPRFGDHYEWNKVTTCVHNILSGRRWIEHYGEITIRNTKSSACLCKLTFVKGNYWSSNVNEVQGFVMDQEGKVIHRLFGKWHEGLYCGVPPSAKCIWRPGSMPTDYELYYGFTRFAIELNELCPELKDVLPRTDARFRPDQRYLEEGNLDMASSEKQRIEDMQRARRKWNEENNIKQEPRFFKKAVDANHRERWVSNNTYWELRKNPGFINMESTLNLW from the exons ATGTCTCACCACCAACACTACCAGCGAGGCCCTCAGGGCCGCACCATGAGCTCTGAGGAAAGGAGCTCTACACCAGTTAACAAGACCTCCACACCAGTTCACAAGAgcgcctcctcctcttcctcgtccCAGCGTGACAGCCGGCAG GAGGCAGACAGCTGGGAAATCATTGAAGGGCTCAAAATCGGTCAGAGCAACGTCCAGAGGCCCGATAAACATGAGGGTTTCATGTTGAAGAAGCGGAAATGGCCCCTGAAAGGCTGGCACAAG CGTTTTTTTGTTCTAGACAATGGTATCCTGAAGTACTCCAAGTCCCCCATTGAT ATCCAGAAAGGCAAACTTCATGGCAGCATCGACGTTGGCCTTTCGGTGATGTCCATCAAAAAGAGAGCCCGTCGCATCGACCTGGACACTGAGGAGCATATCTATCACCTGAAG GTCAAATCTCAAGACATCTTTGATGCCTGGGTGTCCAAGTTGCGTCATCACCGGCTTTACCGTCAGAACGAGATTGTCAGATCTCCCCGGGAGGCCACCATGCGAACATTTCCTCCCCCAGCTGCCATAGAAACCTCCCAACCAGCTGCAAGTGTGGGACATGAAGCCACG CAGGCTAAGCCAAGCAGCTTGCCGTGGCAGCCGGTGGCcgccaccagcagcagcaacagcagcctgCCTGCCTCCTACAGTAATGGCCAGAGTAAGGTGGTTGCTTGGCTGCAGGAATCAGAGGAGATGGACAAGTGTGCGGAGG agcTCGCACGATGCCAGTCCAACCTGACAGAGCTGAGTCGGTTGCTGCAGAGTCTGGAGATTCTACAAAGGACACAGTCAGCGCCCAACTTCACAGATATGCAG ACCAATTGTGTAGAAttgtcaaagaaagaaaagcgCTTGAACAGAAGATGGAGAACAAAAAGTGTCGGCAAAGATGCAAAATTCCATCTTCAG GTCCCTCTTTCTGCCAGCATGTCCCCTGTCCGCCTCCACTCATCCAACCCCAACCTGTGTGCCGAGCTGGTGGACTATCAGCCCCCTGTCTCCCGACTGACAGACAGCGTGGAGTGTGCCAGCGACTACATTAAACTTCAGGAGGAATTCTGCACCATTGCCCAGAAAG TCCACTCCCTGCTGAAGTCGGCCTTCAACACTGTGGCcatagagaaagaaaagatcAAACAGGTCCTGTCTGACCAGGAACAGTCAGACCATTCAGCCCAGATCAATTCTCTCAGGAAGTCTCTGTCACAG gcCCTGTCCCAAAATGCAGAACTTCGAAGTCGACTCAATCGCATCCACTCTGAATCTGTCCTGACTGAACAAGTTGTCAGTGTGAACATCATCTCCACACCTGATGAG AGTGACAGTATTCCCAGTACACCTTGGCAG CCTGGAGAACAGATGGGGATCCCTCTGACTCAGCAGGCCTCTAATGAGAGCCGACTCTCCATGTCAGAGTCTGTGTCCGAGTTCTTTGATGCCCAGGAAGTGCTTCTGTCAGCCAGTTCGTCTGAGAACGAG GGCTCAGACGATGAGTCATATGTCAGCGATGTGAGCGATAACATTTCTGAGGACAACGCCAGTGTGACCGATAATGTTTCCAGACAGA TGGCCAATGGAGACTTTGCTGGCAGTGCCTTCCGTAACGGCCGACGTACCTGTCTGCCAGCGCCGTGTCCTGACACCAGCAACATCAACCTCTGGAACATCTTGAGAAACAACATTGGCAAAGACCTGTCCAAAGTGTCCATGCCTGTGGAGCTCAATGAGCCTCTGAACACACTGCAGCGCATGTGTGAAGAGCTGGAGTACAGTGAGCTGCTGGACAAGGCTGCTGAGACTGAGGATCCCTTCGAACGCATG GttcttgttgctgcttttgCCATCTCAGGCTACTCATCCACTTACTACAGAGCAGGAAGTAAGCCATTCAACCCGCTACTCGGAGAGACGTATGAATGTATTCGGGAAGATAAgggcttctgttttttttcgGAACAG GTGAGCCACCATCCTCCCATCTCCGCCTGCCACTGTGAGTCTAAGAACTTCACCTTCTGGCAAG atgtgagatggaaaaacaaattcTGGGGAAAATCTATGGAGATTTTACCAATAGGGAGTGTGAACCTCATGATTCCCAG GTTTGGAGATCACTACGAATGGAACAAGGTCACCACCTGTGTACACAACATCCTCAGCGGACGACGGTGGATCGAGCACTACGGGGAGATCActatcagaaacacaaagagcagcGCTTGCCTCTGCAAACTTACCTTTGTTAAG GGCAACTACTGGAGTTCTAATGTGAATGAGGTTCAAGGATTTGTGATGGATCAAGAAGGGAAAGTAATCCACAGGCTTTTTGGAAAATGGCATGAGGGCCTTTACTGTGGTGTCCCACCTTCTGCCAAATGCATATGGAGGCCAG GTTCCATGCCCACAGACTATGAGCTCTACTATGGCTTCACCAGGTTCGCCATTGAACTAAATGAGCTTTGTCCTGAGCTGAAAGACGTTTTGCCACGTACAGATGCCAGATTCCGGCCTGATCAAAG GTATCTGGAAGAAGGGAACTTGGATATGGCGTCCTCAGAGAAGCAGCGTATTGAAGACATGCAGAGGGCCAGGAGGAAGTGGAACGAGGAGAACAACATCAAACAGGAGCCACGCTTCTTTAA GAAAGCGGTTGATGCCAATCACAGGGAGAGGTGGGTCTCCAACAACACCTACTGGGAGCTTCGCAAAAACCCCGGCTTCATCAATATGGAATCTACACTGAACCTGTGGTAG